A single window of Oreochromis aureus strain Israel breed Guangdong linkage group 7, ZZ_aureus, whole genome shotgun sequence DNA harbors:
- the map1b gene encoding microtubule-associated protein 1B codes for MATLVESADMETLGGQSNTGASLTSSSPSQHFNDSKFYLLVVIGEIVTEEHLKCAIADIEKGIRSWDANLIDCNLDQELKLFVSRHSARFSADVRGQRILHHKSNILETVVLINPSDEAVSTEVRLMISDTARHKLLVLSGQCSENTGELILQSGLFSFFNFIDIFTDQEIGELLSTIHPANKANLTLSCPEQGEWKNSNLDKHNLQDFINIKLNSTLILPEMEGLSEFTEYLSESVEIPTPFDMLEPPTSGGFLKLSKPCCYIFPGGRGDSALFAVNGFNMLINGGSDRKSCFWKLVRHLDRVDSILLTHIGDDNLPGINSMLLRKIAELEEEQSQGSTANSDWVKNMISPDIGIVFVNLPENLDNPEPNYRVRRNVEEAAFTQQFLNKLNLRTEPLQRPVGNTIEPIILFQKMGVGKLEMYVLNPSKNSKEMQHFIKQWTGSEKDTTSILLPNGKESEFPLSHMISIASLIVWHPANPSDKVVRVLFPGNATQQHIFEGLEKLKHLDFLKQPVYTQKAVSVNMPSTPTLKQAKMKHRTDSKESLKSTPKPSPIKNIRKDSTEETPEKAKADAESAREKTQKMEKKEKVPLKKGKAPEKESKAKAEQAAQNETPEKKKPKAEKEKIVKKEAKASVEKKKEVKKEVAKKDETPKQESKKDEKVKKEDAKKGLKKDIRRDSPMKEKKEEKKEQKKDAKRPLKDIKKASAAGEEKNLKPKPLKKDDASKKDSGGPSKLKDKGKAKVAKKETKEDTTKVEASAPPVTVDPEEERSLMSSPEDLTKDFEELRAEELMEDDATVEQNVEKETVMIHHEEVIQTKESPEALESVDEGITTTEVEGESGETPDEQVLKGKINGSVSEKFDDEGTVMEETSEGGDYEEKGETEEIYEPQKAELVKNNLPPSVEEHQEKHAEMKQVSAENNVENEFISQKETENQNLFVSASPKVSSPVSPAASIHDEMVPVGFESSTASDEENRDEPPEDYTVTSGHTQSTIEISSVPTPMDEMMTPRDIMSDEATNDENESPSRDVGRFGTSASAECDRKKLSQLQDIPCLDRSRSDATEGRDYNHSASTISPPSSLEEDKFSKDFLSAGKAESFAAAQYDADSSKLSSVSTTVPFVRSPSVDNKDISDSPSVFAPPIELSTTLAGYTRATADSSISPDDKTLEGANSPQSSGHTPYYQSPVDEKAGALPTASEERKEQGPVIVEVTSDKEDSSNRVTPEPHEQELESSSPVERVASSPKSSPTPEPDSPTKKEKSPFDIDPKKTGENNHSVFFSAPLTKHESDINPFTAFKEESKMSISEGTTSDKSGTPLEEVVAEDTFSHLASASTASLATSSLPEPTTDSPSLHAEVGSPHSTEVDDSLSVSVVQTPTTFHEAEGSPSKDDSPRPMSISPDISPKTKSRTQMQDTKSPEHSTMSIEFGQESPDHSLALDFSKQSPEHPSVGSSSRATENGPTEVDYSPSDVTDIRASGDPTPAVENPSLFEENDSVRATSATPSDASQSTPSATTPCQMTEMTRAVVEQTDKSPVTPKATSLIHSPHSSEPSPVLGGSAGKESSSPISPSVEDIADKSDTYQEYDKSPSPPKATSPSSSFTLSKEETLFQAQETNPFKCEDYTLEKKSPVSPKLPSPSHLPLSCDQYNSACGSKDPDSTKRSPCAPSKTDVDLCLVTSCEYRHPKTELSPSFINPNPLEYFINEENALDDEKPLTKSGGGPPPPGGKLYTRQCEETPPTSISESAPSQTDSDVPPGTEECPSITADANIDSEDDSETLPTDRTLTYRHADPPPVALRDPAPSSGHHDVCMVDPEALKAEENLHNANTEGGEKPNKKKLSKKSSSPSRKVGLSKVKDSKTASPKKGVGEGKDAKNATNTSASRGVKSTTSGTGSGKVSGGTSLPNCPPMYMDLVYIPNHCSAKNVDAEFFKRVRSSYYVVSGNDQTAQEPSRAVLDALLEGKAQWGNNMQVTLIPTHDTDVMREWYQETHDKQQELNIMVLASSSTVVMQDESFPACKIEM; via the exons ATGGCAACCCTGGTAGAATCTGCAGACATGGAGACTTTAGGCGGCCAAAGCAACACCGGGGCGTCGCTGACATCCTCGAGCCCCTCGCAGCACTTTAATGACAGCAAATTCTACCTGCTGGTTGTTATCGGAGAGATCGTAACGGAGGAGCATCTGAAGTGTGCCATTGCGGACATAGAGAAAG GGATCCGCTCGTGGGACGCCAACTTAATTGACTGCAACCTGGACCAGGAACTCAAGCTGTTTGTGTCCAGACACTCGGCTCGTTTCTCTGCAGATGTCAGAG gcCAGAGAATTCTTCACCATAAAAGTAATATCCTGGAGACCGTTGTGCTCATCAACCCTTCAGATGAAGCCGTCAGTACCGAG GTGCGTTTGATGATCTCTGACACTGCCAGACACAAACTTTTGGTCTTGTCAGGACAATGCTCTGAAAACACCGGGGAGCTGATCCTTCAGTCTGGATTGTTCTCATTTTTCAATTTCATAGACATATTCACTGACCAAGAG ATTGGTGAATTGCTCAGCACCATTCACCCAGCAAACAAAGCCAACCTCACTCTCTCCTGCCCCGAACAAGGCGAATGGAAAAATTCCAACTTGGACAAACACAATCTGCAGGACTTCATTAACATTAAACTAAACTCCACTCTCATCCTTCCTGAAATGGAGGGCCTCTCAGAGTTCACAGAGTACCTATCTGAATCTGTAGAGATCCCAACTCCTTTTGACATGTTAGAACCACCAACCTCAGGTGGATTCCTCAAGCTCTCCAAACCATGCTGCTACATTTTCCCCGGAGGTCGCGGTGACTCCGCTCTCTTTGCTGTCAACGGCTTCAACATGCTAATCAATGGAGGTTCAGACAGAAAGTCGTGTTTTTGGAAGCTGGTGAGACATCTAGACCGGGTGGACTCCATTCTCCTGACCCACATCGGTGACGACAATCTTCCGGGCATCAATAGCATGCTGCTGAGGAAGATTGCAGAGCTCGAGGAGGAACAGTCGCAGGGTTCAACAGCAAACAGTGACTGGGTGAAGAACATGATTTCTCCAGACATTGGCATTGTGTTTGTGAATCTTCCCGAAAACCTGGACAATCCTGAACCCAATTACAGAGTGCGCAGAAATGTTGAGGAGGCAGCTTTCACTCAGCAGTTTCTTAACAAGCTAAATTTAAGGACCGAGCCTTTGCAAAGGCCTGTAGGAAACACTATAGAACCGATCATACTTTTTCAGAAAATGGGCGTAGGCAAGCTTGAGATGTATGTGCTTAATCCATCAAAGAACAGCAAGGAGATGCAGCACTTCATAAAACAGTGGACAGGAAGTGAAAAGGACACCACTTCCATCCTGCTCCCGAATGGAAAAGAATCAGagttccctctctctcacatgATTTCCATTGCCTCACTCATTGTGTGGCACCCAGCAAATCCCTCAGATAAGGTTGTGCGTGTTCTCTTTCCCGGAAATGCCACCCAGCAACATATTTTTGAAGGTTTAGAAAAGCTTAAGCACCTGGACTTCTTGAAGCAGCCCGTTTATACTCAAAAAGCAGTGTCTGTTAACATGCCGTCGACACCAACACTGAAGCAAGCCAAGATGAAACACCGAACAGACAGCAAAGAGAGCCTCAAGTCTACCCCAAAGCCTTCACCAATCAAAAACATCAGGAAGGATTCAACTGAGGAAACACCAGAAAAGGCAAAGGCTGATGCAGAATCAGCTcgtgaaaaaacacaaaagatggagaaaaaagaaaaggtcccACTGAAAAAGGGAAAGGCACCTGAAAAAGAATCAAAGGCAAAGGCAGAGCAAGCTGCCCAAAATGAAAcgccagaaaaaaagaaaccaaaagctgaaaaagagaaaattgttAAAAAGGAGGCCAAAGCTtctgtggaaaagaaaaaggaggttAAAAAAGAAGTGGCAAAAAAAGATGAAACCCCCAaacaagaaagcaaaaaagatgaaaaagtgaAGAAAGAGGATGCAAAGAAAGGTCTAAAAAAGGATATCAGAAGAGACTCGCCtatgaaagagaagaaagaagaaaagaaagagcaaaagaaagaTGCCAAAAGGccattaaaagatataaaaaaggCATCTGCTGCAGGTGAAGAAAAGAATCTCAAACCAAAGCCTCTGAAAAAAGATGACGCTTCAAAGAAAGACTCAGGAGGTCCATCAAAGTTAAAAGACAAAGGAAAGGCAAAGGTGGCAAAGAAGGAGACAAAAGAGGATACCACCAAAGTGGAAGCTAGTGCTCCTCCAGTGACAGTGGATCCAGAAGAAGAAAGATCTCTGATGTCCTCACCAGAGGACCTCACTAAGGACTTTGAAGAGCTCAGAGCTGAAGAGTTGATGGAGGACGATGCAACAGTtgaacaaaatgtggaaaaggagACTGTGATGATACACCATGAAGAAGTGATTCAAACCAAAGAGTCGCCTGAGGCATTAGAGTCCGTTGATGAAGGTATAACCACAACTGAGGTGGAAGGAGAAAGTGGAGAGACTCCAGATGAACAAGTACTCAAGGGAAAAATCAATGGAAGTGTATCAGAGAAGTTTGATGATGAGGGCACTGTCATGGAGGAGACGTCTGAGGGAGGGGATTATGAAGAGAAAGGAGAGACTGAAGAAATATATGAACCACAGAAAGCAGAATTGGTTAAAAATAATCTTCCTCCCTCTGTGGAAGAACACCAAGAGAAACATGCTGAAATGAAACAAGTTAGTGCTGAAAACAATGTAGAAAATGAGTTCATTAGTCAAAAGGAAACAGAGAATCAAAATCTGTTTGTATCTGCTTCACCTAAAGTGTCCTCACCAGTGTCTCCAGCTGCATCTATCCATGATGAAATGGTTCCAGTTGGCTTTGAGAGTTCAACAGCCTCTGATGAAGAGAACAGAGACGAACCTCCTGAAGATTACACTGTCACATCTGGCCACACCCAGTCCACCATTGAAATCTCTAGTGTGCCTACTCCGATGGATGAGATGATGACTCCCAGGGACATTATGAGCGATGAAGCCACCAATGACGAGAATGAGTCTCCATCACGGGATGTTGGCAGGTTTGGGACATCAGCATCTGCAGAGTGTGACAGAAAGAAGCTCTCTCAACTTCAGGATATTCCATGTTTAGATCGGTCTCGGAGTGATGCCACTGAAGGTCGGGACTACAACCATTCTGCTTCTACAATATCTCCGCCTTCATCTCTAGAAGAAGATAAATTCTCTAAGgattttctctctgcaggaaAAGCCGAATCCTTTGCCGCGGCTCAATATGATGCTGATTCATCTAAACTCAGTTCAGTATCCACAACAGTACCTTTTGTGCGATCTCCCTCAGTTGACAATAAGGATATATCTGATTCACCATCAGTGTTTGCTCCTCCAATAGAATTATCCACCACACTGGCAGGATACACCAGAGCAACAGCAGATTCCTCCATTAGCCCAGATGATAAGACATTAGAAGGTGCTAATTCGCCTCAGTCATCTGGTCACACCCCTTACTATCAGTCACCTGTAGACGAAAAAGCAGGAGCTCTGCCAACTGcatcagaagaaagaaaagaacagggtccagtaattGTGGAGGTTACAAGTGATAAAGAAGATTCCTCCAACAGAGTTACCCCAGAGCCTCATGAACAGGAACTAGAAAGTTCCTCCCCAGTAGAGAGGGTAGCATCCTCACCAAAGAGCTCGCCAACACCTGAACCTGATTCTCCAACAAAGAAGGAAAAGTCCCCCTTTGATATAGATCCtaagaaaacaggagaaaacaatcattcagtctttttttcAGCACCACTGACCAAACATGAATCAGACATCAACCCTTTCACAGCATTCAAAGAAGAGAGTAAAATGTCAATTTCAGAGGGCACTACATCAGATAAGTCTGGAACTCCTCTGGAGGAAGTAGTAGCAGAGGACACTTTCTCACATTTAGCTTCAGCATCCACAGCTTCCCTGGCCACCAGCTCCTTGCCAGAACCAACCACGGACTCTCCTTCCCTGCATGCCGAAGTGGGCTCTCCTCACTCAACTGAAGTAGACGACTCTTTGTCCGTCTCTGTGGTTCAGACCCCAACCACTTTCCATGAGGCAGAGGGATCTCCATCCAAGGATGATAGCCCAAGGCCAATGTCAATCTCCCCAGACATCTCtcccaaaacaaaaagcaggacACAGATGCAGGATACAAAATCCCCAGAGCACTCTACCATGTCAATAGAGTTTGGTCAGGAATCCCCTGACCACTCCTTAGCCCTGGACTTTAGCAAGCAGTCCCCAGAGCACCCATCAGTGGGTAGCAGCTCACGTGCTACAGAAAATGGCCCAACTGAGGTTGACTACAGTCCTTCAGATGTAACTGACATAAGAGCATCTGGAGACCCAACTCCTGCAGTGGAAAATCCGTCACTTTTTGAAGAGAATGATTCAGTTCGTGCCACTTCTGCAACCCCATCAGATGCATCTCAGTCTACTCCCTCTGCAACAACACCATGCCAAATGACAGAGATGACACGTGCTGTGGTTGAGCAAACAGATAAGTCTCCAGTCACCCCCAAAGCAACCTCACTCATCCACTCCCCCCATTCCAGTGAGCCATCCCCTGTGCTTGGAGGTTCAGCAGGTAAAGAAAGCAGCAGCCCCATTTCACCATCTGTGGAGGATATAGCTGATAAATCTGACACATACCAAGAATATGACAAGTCACCCTCACCCCCAAAAGCTACTTCACCATCCTCTTCTTTCACTCTTTCAAAAGAGGAGACACTTTTCCAGGCACAGGAAACTAATCCCTTTAAATGTGAGGATTATACACTTGAGAAAAAATCCCCTGTGAGCCCTAAACTTCCTTCCCCATCACATCTGCCActctcttgtgatcagtataaTTCTGCCTGTGGCTCCAAAGACCCAGACTCCACTAAGAGGAGCCCCTGTGCTCCATCTAAGACAGATGTGGACCTCTGCCTAGTTACTTCATGTGAATACCGTCACCCCAAAACAGAACTCTCCCCATCTTTCATCAACCCTAACCCTCTGGAGTATTTCATCAATGAAGAGAATGCCTTGGACGATGAGAAACCTCTGACCAAGTCAGGAGGAGGACCTCCACCACCAGGAGGTAAGCTCTACACCAGGCAATGTGAGGAGACACCGCCAACATCCATCAGTGAATCTGCTCCCTCCCAGACAGATTCAGATGTTCCACCAGGGACAGAAGAGTGCCCCTCAATTACAGCGGATGCAAACATTGACTCTGAAGATGACTCTGAGACTCTGCCTACTGACAGAACCCTCACCTACAGGCATGCTGATCCTCCTCCCGTTGCACTCAGGGACCCTGCTCCATCTTCAGGTCACCATGACGTCTGCATGGTGGATCCAGAGGCCCTCAAGGCTGAAGAAAACCTCCACAATGCTAACACAGAAGGAGGCGAAAAGCCCAACAAGAAAAAACTTTCCAAAAAATCTTCATCACCATCTAGAAAGGTCGGTCTATCAAAAGTGAAGGACTCAAAGACGGCCTCTCCAAAGAAGGGTGTCGGAGAAGGGAAAGATGCCAAAAATGCAACCAATACCTCTGCCTCCAGAGGGGTAAAGAGCACCACATCAG gtACAGGAAGTGGAAAGGTATCAGGTGGGACATCTCTACCAAACTGTCCTCCTATGTACATGGATTTGGTTTACATCCCTAATCACTGCAGTGCCAAAAATGTGGATGCTGAGTTCTTTAAGCGTGTGCGGTCCTCTTACTATGTAGTAAGTGGCAATGACCAGACAGCTCAGGAACCCAGTCGGGCTGTCCTTGATGCTTTGCTAGAAGGAAAAGCCCAGTGGGGAAACAATATGCAA GTCACCCTCATTCCAACCCATGACACTGATGTGATGAGAGAGTGGTACCAGGAGActcatgacaagcaacaggagTTGAACATCATGGTACTGGCCAGCAGCAGCACTGTCGTCATGCAGGACGAATCCTTCCCAGCTTGTAAGATAGAAATGTAG